The Gaiella occulta genome includes the window GGCGGAGGCCGAGCACGATCCTGCGGGTGAAGCGCTTGCCTTCGCCGGAGCGGTGGCCGGCGGCGTTGAGCTCGGCGGCGACCTCGGCGTCGGTGTGCTCGTCGAGCAGGCGGTCGAGCAGGGCGAGCGTGTCGGGGTTGGTCTCGCGGGCCTTCCAGGCGGGCGGCGGGATCGGCAGGGTGATGCTCCTGGTCTGTCCACCGCGGAGGCGGATGTGGGCGTGGATGGCGTCGGTCTTGTTGAGGGTGACGTCCTCGATCAGCAGCCTGACGATCCGTTTGCGTTCGCGCTGCGGCGTCGCGGGGTTGGTCCAGAGGGCGGGGAAGTCGGCGGCGAGGGTGCGGATCCGCTGCTTCTGCTTCTCGCCGAGCGCGGCTCGGGCGACGGCGCTGGCACGCTCGTACTCGTCCTGGGCTGCTTGGAGGGCGCGGAGCGCGTCGTTCCAGTCGGCCTCGAGCGTGTCGGCGACGAGCCGGTTGTCGGGGTCGACGGCGAGGTAGCGGCGGCGGGCGAGCTCGGTCCGCTGGCGAGCGCGCTCGACGTGGCTTCGCCGCAGCCGGTCGGCCTCGTCGGCGCGCGCCTCGAGCTCGGCCTGGACGGTAAGCGCGACCTCGAGCGCGAGCGGCGTGACGGTTTCGAGCAGCAGCTCGCCGATCGCGACGTCGATCCCCTTGCCGGGCACAGTCTGGCAGCGCGGCCCGCCGCCCTGGATCGACTCGCCGATGCACTGGTAGTCGGGCACCTCGACGCCGCGGCGCTGGTGGTAGCGGACGGTCATCCGCCGGCCGCAGCGGCCGCAGACGACGAGGCCCTGCAGGAGCGCGGGGCCCTCGCGGGCGGGGCCGGCGGCGCGCTCGCCGCCGTAGGCGTGGGCGTTGCCGGCGAGCAGGCGCTGGTTTCGTTCGAACTCGTCGAAGCTGATGTAGCCGGGGTGGACGTCCGGGATCAGCGCCGTCCACTGCTCGCGCGGCAACTCCTGCAGGGTCGTCTTGCCGTCGGGTGTCTTGCGGGTGCGGCGGCGGCCGTAGACGAATGCGCCGGCGTAGCGCGGGTTGTGCAGCGTGCGCAGCACGCGCCAGTGGCGAAGCGGCATCCAGACGAGCTCGCCCTTGCGCTCGCCGCTGCGGACGCGGACCGGGAAGCGGAGGCGCTCGCGCTCGAAGGCCTGCACGACCGCCCGCGCCGAGCCGGTGCGCTCGAAGGTCTGGAAGAGATGCCGGAGCGCCTGCTGCACGCCCTGGTCGGGGTCGAGCACGACCTTGCCGGCCGGGTCGGAGACGAGCCCGACCGGCAGCGGCGTCGGCAGCTCGCCGCGGCGGGCCTTGGAGAGGATGCCGCCGCGCAGGCGGGCGCGGAGGAAGTGCAGCTCCGCCTCCGACATCGTCCCCTTGAGGCCGAGCAGCAGCCGGTCGTTGAACTCGCCCGGGTCGTAGAGGCCGTCCTCGTCCAGGATCAGCGTCTCGCTGAGCGCGCAGATCTCGAGCAGCCGGTGCCAGTCGGCGTTGTTGCGGGCGAGGCGGGAGACCTCGAGCCCGAGCACGATCCCGGCCCGGCCGATCCCGACCTCGGCGACGAGGCGCTGGAAGCCCTCCCGGTCGGCGGCGGAGGCACCCGACTGGCCCTGGTCCTGGTCGATGACGACGATCTGCTCGGCCGGCCAGCCAAGCGCGACCGCCCGCTGGCGGAGCGCGTACTGGCGCTGACCAGACTCGGTGTTGTTGACGACCTGGCGCAGCGTCGACTGGCGCACGTACAGATAGGCGGTGCGCGCCAGATGCGACGCGGTCACCTTCGACACCGCTGCGGCCGTCGCGCTCACCGACCCTCACCTCCCCGCCAGGCAGGCGAGCGCCATCGCCGCGAGCACGCCCACGATCTCACCGGCGCCGACCGGGGCCTCGACAGCCGGACCGGTACGCGCAGGGGAAGGAGCAGGCGCCGTCTCCTGCCAGGCGCGAGTCCAAGCGGCCACGCCGCGCCGCTCGAGTAGGGCGAGCCCGAGCCGCCAGCCGTCCGGCTCGCCCGAGAGGGCGCTGCGGCGCAGCCGCTCGTAGCGCTCGACCTCGCCAACCCCGCCGCCCGCGAGCTCACCGCTCGCCTCCACTTTTGGGCCGGGCGGCCCTCTGAAGGGCCCGCTCGACCGAGCGCGGATGCACGCGCACCCCGAAGCGCTCCGCGATCTGCCCGGCCAGCGCGGCCGAGCGCAGCGAGGGGTCGCTCTCCAGCCGCTCCCGCGCGAACGCGACCACCTCCTCGGTCAGCTTGTGCGCCCGCCGCGGCCCCGGCCGCGCCGGCACCAGCGCCGGCAGCCCGCCCGCCTCCAGCGCCGCCTGCGCCTGATAGAAGGAGGGGCGCGAGAAGCCAAACGCGCGCGCCGTCCCGCTGACGGCCTCGCCCTCCAGCCGCACCCGCCGCACCATCTCGTACTTGACCTGCACCAGGTCGCGCGCGTCCAGGAACGCCGACTCCCGGAAGGCCTCGTCCCGGACCGCCTCCGGCCGCGGGTTGAGACTGCGCTCCGCCCGCAACGCCTCCACCTTCGGATCCTCGCCTCGTCTCGCCACCGCTCCTCCACACACGGTCGATGTCAAGAAGATTATGCCGAGCACATCGGACGGCATCGATAGCGAAGCAACCGCTGCCATCCTGCAACCCAGTGCGGGAGCGGTCACCATGCGCGAGTAGAGTCGCGAGCAAGGAGCGTCGGTGACCGCCCGCCGCACCCGATACGGCAGAATTCGCCTAACACTCACGGCAGAATCTCCCTTACAACGGCGGGGAGGCCGCCCGCGGTGCTCAGGCCCTCGAGCAGCTCGACCAGCGCCAGCAGATTCTCCACCCGCAGCGCGCTACGCCCGCCTGCCAGCGCCACGAACGGATCCAGATCGGCAGCGTCCGTCCAGCCTCTCGGCAGCGAGCGCTGCGTCCCCTCCTCATCCAGGAAGAACACCCTGTCCTCGCCCCAGGTGTGCCGCACCGCTACCAACACGAACTCCCGCCCCAGCCACGGGTGGAACGGATGCGTTACCCGGACAACCTGCTCCTCAGCGACGACATCGAGCGCAGTCGACGGCGCTCGCCAACGCCGTCGCCGAGAGCTTCTTCGCGACCTTGAAGAAGGAGCTGATCAACCGTCGCTCCTGGCCCGCGAAGGCCGAGCTGCGCACCGAGGTCTTCGACTACATCGAGGTCTTCTACGGATGAAAGTCAAGAGCGCTTGCGGGTGGTGGCTTCCTTTGCGATCGTCTCCGTTGGTGCGGGTGACCCGCGAGTTAAAGCGCCGGAGTTGGGGCTGTCTCCTGCCGCGCTGCTTGCCGCTCGACGGCCGATGATGCGCGCCCCGGTGCGGCACCCGCACCCTTGAGTGCCGGCTGCCAGTCTTTGATCAGTCGGGCGTAGGCGCGCTCGGCTTGGCGGACGAGCTCCAGTTCGAGATCGCGCTGCTGGCGGCTCGCGTAGATACGGGTGGCGCCGCGGTTGCCGCGCGCCGGGCCGGTGCCCGTCAGCAGCTCGAGCCGGCGGATCTTCTCGCGCACCAGCGAGGGCCGGGTGAAGGCGTAGTCCTCCTCGCGGCTGAGCAGGTGCCAGGCGATCACGAGCAGCTTGCGCGCGACGGCGACGACGGCGACGTTGCTGCCGCGCTTGGCCGCAACTCGCTCGCCGAAGATCCGCAGCGGCCCTGGCGAACGCATCGCGTGCCACGCCGCCTCGACGAGGACGTGCCGGACTTCGCCCGGCCCTTGCTTCGAGATCCGCCCGTGCCGCGGCTTCTCCGAACCGGACTGGCGGACACGCGGGTTGAGACCGACGTAACCGACGAGGTGGCCGGCGTCTGGGAAGCGCGAGATGTCGCCGATCGCGGCGAGGAGCGTGCAGGCGGCGACGCCGCTGATCCCCGGCAGCGCGAGCAGCCGCCGCATCCGCTCGTCGCCGAGCACCGCGAGCGCCATCGTCCGCTCGAGCTGCTCGATCTCGCCGGCGAGGAAGTCGATCTCGCGCAAGCAGCTCGCGACCGTCTCCTGCTCGTCGACGGGCAGCGTCTGCGCCGCGAGCCAACGCCTGCCGGCCGCGCCGAACAAGTCGCGCATGGGCTGCCGCGGTCGCAGGTTGCGGATCAGCGCCGCGTGCACCTGATTCTTCGCCCGCGTCCGCTGCCGCACCAGCTGCGCCCGCCGCGAAACAAGCCGTCGCAGCCGCCGTGTCCGCTCGTCCGGCAGCCACACCTCCGGCACCAAACCACCCGCGAGCAGCCGCGCCAGGATGCGCGCGTCGACCTTGTCCGTCTTGAGCGCGCTGCTCGCGCTCCCGCGCACCGCTCGCGGATCAGCGAGAACCACCCGGCCGACGTGCGGCTCGATGATCCGCGCGATCGCGAGCGCGTTACCGGTCGCCTCCAGCGTGACCTGATCGTCGGCCCCGAGACTCGCCGCGAACAGCTCCAGCGTCTCCGGATCCGTCTTCACCCGCGGCGCCGACCTGACAGCGCCGCCCTCAGCGATCGCGACCTCGCAGAAGTCGCGATGAATATCCAACGCGA containing:
- a CDS encoding helix-turn-helix domain-containing protein; its protein translation is MARRGEDPKVEALRAERSLNPRPEAVRDEAFRESAFLDARDLVQVKYEMVRRVRLEGEAVSGTARAFGFSRPSFYQAQAALEAGGLPALVPARPGPRRAHKLTEEVVAFARERLESDPSLRSAALAGQIAERFGVRVHPRSVERALQRAARPKSGGER
- a CDS encoding IS110 family transposase, giving the protein MSFVARLVSVVVKEGGEVRFIALDIHRDFCEVAIAEGGAVRSAPRVKTDPETLELFAASLGADDQVTLEATGNALAIARIIEPHVGRVVLADPRAVRGSASSALKTDKVDARILARLLAGGLVPEVWLPDERTRRLRRLVSRRAQLVRQRTRAKNQVHAALIRNLRPRQPMRDLFGAAGRRWLAAQTLPVDEQETVASCLREIDFLAGEIEQLERTMALAVLGDERMRRLLALPGISGVAACTLLAAIGDISRFPDAGHLVGYVGLNPRVRQSGSEKPRHGRISKQGPGEVRHVLVEAAWHAMRSPGPLRIFGERVAAKRGSNVAVVAVARKLLVIAWHLLSREEDYAFTRPSLVREKIRRLELLTGTGPARGNRGATRIYASRQQRDLELELVRQAERAYARLIKDWQPALKGAGAAPGRASSAVERQAARQETAPTPAL
- a CDS encoding recombinase family protein, whose translation is MSATAAAVSKVTASHLARTAYLYVRQSTLRQVVNNTESGQRQYALRQRAVALGWPAEQIVVIDQDQGQSGASAADREGFQRLVAEVGIGRAGIVLGLEVSRLARNNADWHRLLEICALSETLILDEDGLYDPGEFNDRLLLGLKGTMSEAELHFLRARLRGGILSKARRGELPTPLPVGLVSDPAGKVVLDPDQGVQQALRHLFQTFERTGSARAVVQAFERERLRFPVRVRSGERKGELVWMPLRHWRVLRTLHNPRYAGAFVYGRRRTRKTPDGKTTLQELPREQWTALIPDVHPGYISFDEFERNQRLLAGNAHAYGGERAAGPAREGPALLQGLVVCGRCGRRMTVRYHQRRGVEVPDYQCIGESIQGGGPRCQTVPGKGIDVAIGELLLETVTPLALEVALTVQAELEARADEADRLRRSHVERARQRTELARRRYLAVDPDNRLVADTLEADWNDALRALQAAQDEYERASAVARAALGEKQKQRIRTLAADFPALWTNPATPQRERKRIVRLLIEDVTLNKTDAIHAHIRLRGGQTRSITLPIPPPAWKARETNPDTLALLDRLLDEHTDAEVAAELNAAGHRSGEGKRFTRRIVLGLRRDHNLPSHAERLRARSLLTLCEIAALLRVSMSTIKAWHRAGLLTSEKANDKNERLYHPPRPGDPRLVKQLGRRLSEREPVESTPGGAV